From the Neobacillus sp. PS3-34 genome, the window CGATTTCTAATGCGAAACCCACTGCTTTTATACTTGTTTTTATATATGCTTTTTCCTATGCGGGTACTCCAAAAGAGAACGGCTTAATAAAATTTATGGGACACCTTTTTTTAGATGAATATTTCATAACTTATCAATCTGACTTCGTAGTCATCATTTATATTTACATTACTTTCCTCAAGATCAATATATTCTAAAATCTCATCTAGTTTATTGACCAGTTCCTCATCAGATAATGAAGAAAAGTCAATTGTTCTTAATTTACTAATAGTCCCTTTATGAAGTGGTCTTTTTAATTTTTTTCTTATTTTTCTTTGTTCAATGGTTATTCTACTTCTAAACTTTGTTTTTGCAAAAATTTTCTCTAATCTTTCCGCAATATCTTTTTGAACTTTGTCAATTTCTGATGATGTTACTTGAACTTGGGCAATGTTGTTTAACTGGTCAGTAACATATTTCTTTCCTAGTTCAAGAATAACATCCACATTAAAATTAATCGTTCTTTTAATTGGTTTGGAATCCAAATAATTACCAGTTGAAATTAACTTATATATTTCAGCCTTACTGGTCTTTAATTCATTATTGTTTATTTCATAAAATAACCAGTAGCTCTCAGAGGCAACTTTGTAATACATAAATACCCCTTTATTTGTTTCTGATTTACGAATAGAGTAAATTCCGTCTGGTAACCTTGACACATATTCCATATTTGTTTCGTTATTATATAATAATTCTTTATAATCTTCATAAATATATTCTTCTGATGGAATGATATTGTCTCTTTGCTCCTCCAATTCATCTAATAAAGTTTGATCTTCATCATTTACCTTTTGAATTTGGTCATAATCCTTTTCATTAAAGACCTTATCAATTAATATTTCATCATCTGATATTATTCTACTTTCGTTTCCTATGGTTTCATTTATATACTTTATTTTTTCAGCTAGTCTCTTAGTTAATCTTAAAATAGAATCTAATTTGTCATCGGGGATAAAATTGAAAATATAAATATTGTCATGGTTTGTGGTAATACGATCTATGCGTCCTTCTCTTTGTATGATTCGAACAGGGTTCCAAGTTAAATCATAATTGATTATGGTATTACAGTCTTGAAGATTTTGACCTTCAGATAAAATATCAGTTGAAATTAATATATCTATTTCTGGCTTATCGGGATTAAAGAAATCGGGATTTGAATTTGGAGCAAATTGTGCAACAACTTTTTCTTTCCTATTATTTTGATTATTTTTACTATCAATTTCACTGACAATCCCAAAATTATTGTCTAAGATATGCTTATAAATATAACGAGCAGTATCCTTAAATTGCGTAAAAATGAGTAGCTTGTTATTTTTATTTTTTCTGTGATTTAACCTTATATGATTAATTAATGTTTGAAGTTTTACATCCTTTTCATAATCTATGTCTGCAATAAGTGAAATAATGTTAGATAGGTTTACTTTATCTATTTTTACTTGCTCAATTAAACCTTCAATATCTCCTTGATAATCAGTTATTTTAATCTTTGTAACAAAATCTGAAATATCAAAACTGTCTGAATCCAAATCTTCCATTACTTCTTTTTTTGTAATTAGATATCCTTCCTTAATAGAAGATAGAAGTAAATCACAATACCTAATTTGTTTTAATATTGAATATCTGAATGCTTCAACAGAGCTTTCAAACCTTTTTAATAACATAGTTTTTACAAGTGCCTTATTATAAAACTGCTGTCCTTCGGTAAGTGAATCTTCTGAAATAATAGGTAAGTGAAGGTTTTCAATGATACTGGCTATTTCATTGAAAATATTTTCACCGTATAAATCCGAGATACTATAACTTATTTTCTTTAAGTGTCTTGAAGGGAATTTTATTTCCTTGTCATTTACAAGTAATTTTTTTTCTTTATTCCCATATTTTTTTCTAATAAAAGTTCTACTTCTTCTAATCATTACTTCATTGAGAATATTTGCAACATCATCCTTTTTATCTTCGTAGTTATTAAAAATATCCCTAAGTTTTACAATTCCATATTTGTTTTTAAAATCATCATCTTTCAAAAATAATGTAAGGATATTATATAAATCAAAAATTGAATTGTTAACAGGGGTTGCAGTTAATTGAATAACCTTTTTACCCATTGTTACTTTAATTAACTCTTTGTGTCTATTGGCAGCTTCATTTCGGAAGTTATGAGCTTCATCGATTATTATAATGTCAACATTCTGTAATTTTTCTTCGTAAATTCCATATCTTCCAATACTTTCTTGAGTGATTAGTTCAATATTTATGTTTAGCTCTTCAGCCTGGTATTCCCACATAGATCGTAATGAAGCAGGGCAAATAATCAAAGTTTTCAATTCTTGCATTGTAAAGTATCTTAAGAGCCCCTTTGCTACATAAGTTTTTCCTAATCCAACACTATCTGCGATTATTACACCTTTATATTTTTCTAAAATTTGAATAGCTTTTTTTACTGCAAATGCTTGAAATTCTGTTAAATCATCCAGTTTAAGAGCTTGGATTTCCTCGAAAATTTTGTCCTCTTTTAAATATTCAAAGAGGGTTTTAAGCAATATGTCAAAAGGGGAGTAGTTTAGTTTTTCAACTTCAATATTATTGTCAATAATACTTAATAATTGTTCATTAAAATCCTCTGATTCTTCCCATATTTCACTAAACCATTTCTTGACTTCCTTTATGGCAGAAGGTTGATGTAATACTGCATTTAATTCAGTATTTATTACTCTTGAATCAATATCTCCTAATCCACTCATTGAAAAATTACTTGAACCAACTATTGCATATTGTTGATTAATTATTCCATTAAAAGAGACATCAAAAATATACGCTTTCGAGTGAAATTTATCCTTAACATATATTTTAAAATTGATTTTACCATCACGAATTAGTTCAGATAATTCATATACTCTATGCTTCTGGTCTTCATCAAGGTAAGATATGTCTTTCTCCATGGAACTAAGAATAAATCCTTTTTTTAATTCATAACCCTTTGATATTTCATGAGCAGTAAATGAATTAGTTTCATTTCCAATAATAATATTAATTTGGCAGTCTTGATTAATATTTTCTTTAATCAAATTAAAACCATTAAGGTAGAAATAGCCACTAGCTATTTCTACCTTATTAGCATATTTTATTAAATTATTTATTGTATCCTTTAATAAAGTGTTCCTATTATCAATTATTTCAGGAATTTCAGGCATTAAACCCACTCCATTTCTAAGAAATGATACTCCATAACGTTTTTTGGTCTTCTTCATTTATTCCATATATTTCAAATGTAAGGTTATCTATTTGAGATTGTATATTATCAATATTTTGTTTACTTCGCTTTTCACTTATCATATCCATAATTGTTTTTACAGCAGCAATCATTTGATCTAACTGTTTTTTATTCCCTTTTTTAATTGGTAATTCCCTTACATCGTTTACCAGAATTTTCGGAAATAGCCCTTTTTTTGCTTTTGGTGATGTTCCGATATTATAAAGAGCAAACAATCTAGAATTCAAAAGACCTAGTAAATAAAACAATGGTATTTCACCGTCTTCCTTTGAAATAATGTTGATAATACTCGGTGTATTGTAATATTCAGTATCTGTAAAACCAGCATTTAATCTACCCGTATGTTTATTAACTATTTCTCTAACCAATACTCTAGGACCTATAAAATATTTTTGTTCTCTTGGAGCTCCTAACCAATCACCGTAACTTATCCATGTTTTTCCGTGCCAAACCACAACATATTCTTTAACATCCCCACCTTTTAGCTCAGGCTTAAATGTTTCATCTTTTTTATGGTCCGAATGCCAAATCCTATTTTTAATTATTTCTTCTGAATGTCCTCTATATTTATCATATGGAATCAATCCCTGGCTTACATAAAAATCTTTTTGAAGTGGATTCCCTTTTGATGCAATATTTTCAATCAAGGCTTCCTGTCTTGCTGAAAATCTCATCATAAAAAGCCACTTTTTATCATTTTTTAGTAAATCTTTCACTGGTTTTCTGTTCTTAAAGTGAAAATTCTCATAATCAGGGTTAAAATCAAAATATTCTATTTCATAGCTTTTCTTAATGGCTTTTAATCCATATTTAATAACAGTACGAACTTGTGCATTCTTAAAAACACTTACTTCTGTTAAATCATATATCCCATCCAAAGTAGATGATGAAATTATTTCTTTTCTAAATTTGTCTGCATTAACATTAAAAAGAAATGTATTAGTGGTAATATAACTGATCAAGCCATTCTTATTTAATATTTCTAA encodes:
- a CDS encoding helicase-related protein, whose translation is MPEIPEIIDNRNTLLKDTINNLIKYANKVEIASGYFYLNGFNLIKENINQDCQINIIIGNETNSFTAHEISKGYELKKGFILSSMEKDISYLDEDQKHRVYELSELIRDGKINFKIYVKDKFHSKAYIFDVSFNGIINQQYAIVGSSNFSMSGLGDIDSRVINTELNAVLHQPSAIKEVKKWFSEIWEESEDFNEQLLSIIDNNIEVEKLNYSPFDILLKTLFEYLKEDKIFEEIQALKLDDLTEFQAFAVKKAIQILEKYKGVIIADSVGLGKTYVAKGLLRYFTMQELKTLIICPASLRSMWEYQAEELNINIELITQESIGRYGIYEEKLQNVDIIIIDEAHNFRNEAANRHKELIKVTMGKKVIQLTATPVNNSIFDLYNILTLFLKDDDFKNKYGIVKLRDIFNNYEDKKDDVANILNEVMIRRSRTFIRKKYGNKEKKLLVNDKEIKFPSRHLKKISYSISDLYGENIFNEIASIIENLHLPIISEDSLTEGQQFYNKALVKTMLLKRFESSVEAFRYSILKQIRYCDLLLSSIKEGYLITKKEVMEDLDSDSFDISDFVTKIKITDYQGDIEGLIEQVKIDKVNLSNIISLIADIDYEKDVKLQTLINHIRLNHRKNKNNKLLIFTQFKDTARYIYKHILDNNFGIVSEIDSKNNQNNRKEKVVAQFAPNSNPDFFNPDKPEIDILISTDILSEGQNLQDCNTIINYDLTWNPVRIIQREGRIDRITTNHDNIYIFNFIPDDKLDSILRLTKRLAEKIKYINETIGNESRIISDDEILIDKVFNEKDYDQIQKVNDEDQTLLDELEEQRDNIIPSEEYIYEDYKELLYNNETNMEYVSRLPDGIYSIRKSETNKGVFMYYKVASESYWLFYEINNNELKTSKAEIYKLISTGNYLDSKPIKRTINFNVDVILELGKKYVTDQLNNIAQVQVTSSEIDKVQKDIAERLEKIFAKTKFRSRITIEQRKIRKKLKRPLHKGTISKLRTIDFSSLSDEELVNKLDEILEYIDLEESNVNINDDYEVRLISYEIFI